A stretch of DNA from Pseudomonas sp. HN11:
GCCAATTTGATCCGCCTGTTCGACGCCGCGGTGCAGGCCGTGGCGGCGCTGAATGAGCCGGACGACATGAACCCTCTGGCCGCCAAGGTGCGCAATGAGCGCGAGGCGTTGCTAAAGTCCGGTCTGGACGAAGAGGCCGCCGCGAAACAAGCCGGTTGGCGCATCTTTGGCGCTAAACCCGGCGCCTATGGGGCGGGTGTGCAGGGCGCCATCGACGGGCGTCTGTGGCAAAGCCGCGAAGACCTGGCCGAGGTTTACTTGAACTGGGGCGGTTATGCGTATGGTGGTTCCGACGAAGGCACCGCCGCCCGCGAACAATTTGCCCAGCGCCTGAGCCAAGTGCAGGCGGTGCTGCAGAACCAGGACAATCGTGAGCACGACCTGCTCGACTCCAACGACTACTACCAATTCCAGGGTGGCATGCTTGCCGCCGTGGAAACCCTGAGCGGCGACAAGGCCGCCAGCTATCATGGTGACCACAGCCAGCCGGACCTGCCGAAGATCCGTACGCTGAAGGGCGAGCTGAACCGGGTGATCCGTTCCCGCGCCGCCAACCCCAAGTGGATCGAAGGCGTGAAGCGCCATGGCTATAAAGGTGCGTTTGAAATGGCGGCGACCGTGGACAATGTGTTCGCCTTCGACGCCACCACGGCGCTGATTGACGATCACCAATACGCATTGTTGGCCGACGCCTACCTGCTCGACCCCGACACCCGCGCCTTTGTGCAACAGCACAACCCCGATGCGCTGCGCGACATGACCGAGCGCATGCTCGAAGCGCAACAACGTGGCATGTGGCAGGAGCCGGGGGCTTACCGTGAGGCGTTGGAAAACCTGTTGCTGGATATAGAAGAAGACAGCTGATGACTGATATTCCGCATTTCCCGCTGTCCGCCGTAGTCGGCGCCGACGACCTGAAACTGGCGTTGTGCCTGACCGCCATCGACCCGAAGATCGGCGGTGTGCTGATCGAAGGCCCGCGCGGCATGGCCAAGTCGACTTTAGCGCGTGGTTTGGCGGACGTGCTGGCCAGCGGTCAGTTAGTGACCTTGCCCTTGGGCGCCACTGAAGAGCGTCTTGTCGGCACGCTGGACCTGGATGCTGCCTTGGGCGAGGGCCGCGCGCAGTTTTCCCCCGGCGTATTGGCCAAGGCGGATGGCGGCGTGTTGTACGTCGATGAAGTCAACCTGCTGCCCGACCACCTGGTAGACCTGCTGCTGGACGTGGCCGCCAGCGGCACCAATCTCATCGAGCGCGATGGCATTTCCCATCGTCATTCGGCGCGCTTCGTGCTGATCGGCACCATGAACCCGGAGGAGGGTGAGTTGCGACCACAGCTGCTCGACCGTTTCGGTTTCAACGTGGCGTTGAGCGGGCAGACATTGCCGGCTGAGCGGGGACAGATCATTCGTCGTCGCCTGGAGTTTGATAGCGATCCGGTGGCGTTCTGCGCGCAATGGGATGAGTCGCAGGCGGCCTTGCGCGAACGCTGCACCCAGGCGCGGGCGCGGCTCGACGCTATCGCGCTGGATGATGAGGCGCTGGCGCAGATCACAGAGCGGTGTTTCGCGGCGGGCGTCGATGGCTTGCGTGCGGACCTGGTGTGGTTGCGTGGCGCTCGGGCCCATGCCGCCTGGCGTGGCGCCAGTGCTATCGCCGAAGAAGATATCGACGCGGTGGCGGAATTTGCCTTGCGCCATCGCCGCCAAGAGCAGGCCCCTGCGTCCAGCCCGCCGAGTGAAGGGCAGTCGCCCAAGGCCTCCGATGCTTCGCCGGGTCAAGGTCAATGGGGCGATATGCCCGCACCGGCCTTGCCCACGGGCGCACGCCGGGAAGTCCCCACCTGGCCAAAAAAGCCCTAGGCATCCGTCCCCGACCTGACACGGGGGCGGATGCCCGCCCCAAGGCAGGGCGACTGGACAGAGGCAGGCACGGCAAGGCGCGCAGCGCGCAGCAGGGTTCGATCCATTGGCCGGGCACCTTGCTGGGTGGTCGCCCGCAAACCCGTGAAGATTTGCTGTATCAACTGCGCAGTCGTTCGGCCCATGAGCTGTGGCTGGTGATTGTCGATGCGTCGGCGTCCACACGGCGGCATCGTGCGCTCGCCGACGCCAAGGGTTTGTTGGCCCAGTTGTTTGATGACGCTTACCGCCAGCGGGCGCGAATGGCGTTGTTGACGGCTAGCGGGCATTCACCCAAATGGCAGGTCCAGGGATTGAAGGCTGCTAAGGGCTTGGCGGGCTGGCTGGATCAATTGGGCGCGGGTGGTGGCACGCCGTTGCTCGCGGCGTTGACCGAGGCCGGGGCGTGGTTGACGTTGCGACGCAAGCGTTATCCGACTGAACAACAGCGGCTGCTGGTGATCACTGACGGGCGACTCAAGGATATCGCCGGGCTACCGTTGCTCGAGTGTCCGGGGCTGTTGGTGGATATCGAGCGTGGGCCGATCAGGTTGGGTCGGGCTCGGGAGTTGGCGGTGGGGTTGCAGCTGGGCTATCGGCATATTGACGATTAGCTATTGCCCGGCACATTTGGCCAAAGATCCGCCACCAGGAACAACCGCTCGGCTTCCTCCCAATCCTGATCGACTTGAACCATGCGCACCAATAACTGCGCCGGCGCCATGGGATCCAGGTCCGCCAACCAGCCCATCATCTGTTCTTCACTCCAGACTTCATCCACCGGGTAATGCGCTGGCGCCAACCACGCATGCCTGGGCAGAGGCTGCCAGCGACCGGGCGGGCTTAGGCTGACAAACGCTTGCCAATCACGCTGATGCAACCAGCGCCCACGTAAATGCTGCGGATGGGCGCCAATGGGGGCTTGGGCCTCGCCAGGCCAGGGATACAGCAGATAACCGCCCAGCCACAAATGCGCATCGAAATGCTGGATATCCAGCGCCGCCAGCGCCTCTCGGCTTTCCACCCGCTTGGAAATCGGCAGTTGATGCTGGGCCAGATGGGCCAACTTGCGGTCCAGCCGGTCATGGCAGCCTGGCCCCAGCCATTGCGCCGTGTCCTGGCCATTACCGTCCTGCGGGCCGAGATAGAGTTTGATCGCCAGTTCCAAGTGATGCACGCCATCGCGGTCGCGCAGCAGCATGTCCAGCTCGCCGAGGGTATGCCCGGCGCGACGAATTGGCAGGTTGGCGGCCAGCAATTCAACCCCCGGTGCATGCTGTACAGCGAACTGCCACAGGCGTTCGTAATACAAGCCCAGACGTCGGGTGCGCGACAGGTTCAGCCACTGCTGCAAGGTGCTGCTGTCCTGATCGAGTTGGCGCAGCCAGTGCTCCAGCAGATGAGGCGCTTGCACCCAATCGCTGCCTGCCAGCGGATGGCGCTGTGGCCAAGGCGTTTGCGCCAGCATCGGCGGGGCGAGCATCACCCACGCCAGGTCGCGCACTTCGGGGTGGCGCAGCTGGCGGGGCAGGTTGTGCAGATTCGGGAACACAGTCATGGTCCGAGCATAGCCTTTTAAGTGCGGTGGGGGTGGCTGAGAACCATTGTCATCAAGGCTTCACGGCGACAAAGGATTTTGCCTGGGCCGGCCTTTCGCCCATAATCGTTCTTTTTGCCACACCCCAAATCCTGCAGGAGCCTCATGGAGCAATTTCGCAATATCGGCATTATCGGTCGCCTGGGCAGTACCCAGGTGTTGGACACCGTCCGCCGGCTGAAAAAATTCCTGCTGGAACGTCATCTGCATGTGATCCTCGAAGACACCATCGCCGAAATCCTGCCGGGCCACGGCCTGCAAACCTCGTCACGCAAGATGCTCGGCGAAGTCTGTGACATGGTGATTGTGGTCGGCGGTGACGGCAGCCTGCTGGGGGCTGCTCGTGCCTTGGCGCGGCATAACGTGCCGGTGCTGGGGATCAACCGCGGCAGCCTGGGTTTCCTCACCGATATCCGCCCGGACGAGCTGGAAGTCGAAGTCGCCAAGGTGCTCGATGGCCATTACCTGGTGGAGAACCGCTTCCTGCTGCAAGCCGAAGTGCGCCGCCACGGCGAAGCCATCGGCCAGGGCGATGCCCTCAACGACGTGGTGCTGCACCCTGGCAAGTCCACGCGAATGATCGAATTCGAACTTTATATAGACGGCCAGTTCGTGTGCAGCCAGAAGGCCGACGGCCTGATCGTCGCCACGCCCACCGGCTCCACGGCCTACGCGCTGTCGGCCGGTGGCCCGATCATGCATCCCAAGCTGGATGCCATTGTGATCGTGCCGATGTACCCCCATATGTTGTCGAGCAGGCCGATTGTGGTCGACGGCAACAGTGAGTTGAAAATCGTGGTGTCCAAAGACATGCAGATCTACCCGCAGGTGTCCTGTGACGGGCAGAACCACTTTACTTGCGCTCCCGGTGACACTATCACCGTGAGCAAGAAGGCGCAGAAGTTGCGGTTGATCCACCCGCTGGACCACAACTACTACGAAGTGTGCCGCACCAAGCTGGGCTGGGGCAGCCGCTTGGGGGGTGGAGGCGACTGATGCTCGATCCCGCGCGTAGCTACGACCTGATTGGTGACGTGCACGGTTGCGCCCACACCCTTGAGCACTTGCTCGACCGGTTGGGTTACCACAAGCAGGGCGGCACCTGGCGTCATCCGTCGCGCATGGCGGTGTTCCTCGGCGATATCATCGACCGTGGCCCGCGCATCCGCGAGGCGTTGCACATCGTCCACGACATGACCGAAGCCGGCCAGGCGCTCTGCATCATGGGCAACCATGAGTTCAACGCCCTGGGCTGGACCACGCCCGCACCACCGGGCAGTGGCAAGCAGTTCGTGCGCGAGCACACTCCACGGCATGCGCGATTGATCCACGAGACACTGACCCAGTTCGAGCACCACACGGCTGACTGGCACGACTTCCTCGGCTGGTTCTATGACATGCCGCTGTTTGTCGACGCCGGACGTTTCCGCGTGGTGCATGCCTGCTGGGATGGCGGCTTTATCGATCCGCTGCGCGCCACGTTCCCGGACGGCTGCATCGACCAGCACTTCCTGCAGGCCGCCGCCGTACCGGGCAGTTTTGCCTGCAATGCCTTCGACCGGCTGTTGCGCGGTACCGACATGCGCCTGCCGGATGGCCTCACGCTGACCGGCGGCGATGGCCTGACACGCTCGTTCTTTCGCACCAAGTTCTGGGAAGACGACCCCAAGACCTACGGCGATATCGTGTTCCAGCCCGATGCCTTGCCGGAGCCGGTGGCGCGTACGCCATTGTCGTCCACCGAAAAGAATTCCCTGCTGCGCTACGGCGTCGACGAACCGTTGCTGTTCGTCGGGCATTACTGGCGCAGCGGCAAACCGGCGCCGATCCGCCCGAACCTGGCCTGCCTGGACTACAGCGCGGTGCTGTACGGCAAGCTGGTGGCGTACCGTCTGGACCAGGAAACCCAATTGGATCCGCGTAAATTCGTCTGGGTCGATGTTGAGCGGCCCGAGGTGATTGTATGAGTACCGTGCCCGTATTGCGCTTGCCTCTAAGCGTCGACCTGGGCGGTTTCGTCAAGCTGCTGCAACGCATGCAAGTGCCTCATCGCGTCAGCGAGGAAGCTGGCGAGCAAGTGTTGTGGGTGCCCGAGACGATCAGCGATGACGTACGCGTGTTGTACCAGCGCTTTCCCGCCGGCGACCCGGACCAGCAACTGGATATTCCCGAGCAGGCGCCGGTCGCGCGCCCAGGCTTTATCCAGCAATTGCGCCATAGCCCGGTAACGGCCCTGGTGCTGCTGGCGAGCCTTATCGTCGGTGCGGTGACCTTGCTCGGTGAAAACCTGCACACCATGGCCTGGCTGACCTTCCTGCCGTTTCGCATTCTTGGCGAGTACATCCAGTTCACACCACTGGCCGAGACCTTGGCCTCGGGCCAATGGTGGCGGCTGGTCACGCCGATGCTGATCCACTTCGGCATCCTGCACCTGGCCATGAACGGCATGTGGTACTGGGAATTGGGCCGGCGCATTGAAGCGCGCCAGGGCAGTATCAACCTGCTGGGCCTGACCCTGTTGTTCAGCCTGGTCTCCAACTACGCTCAGTACGCTTTCGGCGGCCCTGGCCTGTTTGGCGGGTTGTCCGGCGTGTTGTACGGCCTGCTCGGGCACTGCTGGATTTTTCAATTACTCTCGCCTAACCCGGCCTACCGCTTGCCCCGTGGGGTGCTGGCGATGATGCTGATCTGGTTGGTGCTGTGCATGTCGGGGCTGGTCTCGATGATCGGTTTCGGCGAAATCGCCAACGCTGCCCATGTCGGCGGCCTGGTTATCGGCTGCCTGACGGGTTTGCTGGGTGGGCTGTACAGCCGCCGCAAAGCCTCTATTTGATAAGGAAGAGCCTCATGTCCTCTTTTGCTGAAATGATCGAAAACATCACGCCGGACATCTACGAGAGCCTCAAGCTCGCTGTGGAAATCGGCAAGTGGTCCGATGGCCGCAAGCTTTCCGCCGAACAGCGTGAGCTGTCGTTGCAAGCCATGATTGCCTGGGAAATCCAGAACCTGCCGGAAGACCAGCGCACCGGCTACATGGGCCCGCAGGAATGCGCGTCCAAGTCCGCGCCGGTGCCGAACATCCTGTTCAAGTCGGATGCGATCCATTGATCGAAATTGGCCGCGGTGCAGTCAGCAAAATGTCGGCGCAACTCGGTGAGCCGACCGTTCAATACGCGTTTCGTCTAGGTGGTGCCGAGGTGCCGGTCAATCCGTTGATCGGCACTCACGTGCGCCTGGAATACCTCGGTGCCATCCATTGCAGCCATTGCGGCCGCAAGACCAAGACCAGCTTCAGCCAGGGCTACTGCTACCCCTGCATGACCAAGCTGGCCCAGTGTGATCTGTGCATCATGAGCCCCGAGCGTTGCCATTACGATGCCGGCACCTGCCGCGATCCGGGCTGGGGCGAGAAATTCTGCATGACCGACCATGTGGTGTACCTGGCGAATTCGTCGGGGATCAAGGTCGGTATCACCCGCGCTACCCAGTTGCCGACGCGCTGGCTGGACCAGGGTGCGAGCCAGGCGCTGCCGATCATGCGCGTGGCGACCCGCCAGCAGTCCGGTTTTGTCGAAGACCTGTTCCGCAGCCAGGTGGCCGACAAGACCAACTGGCGCGCGCTGCTCAAGGGCGACGCCCAGTCCGTCGACCTCAAGCAGGTCCGTGACGAGTTGTTCGCCTCCTGCGCCGAGGGCCTGCTGAGTTTGCAGGAACGCTTTGGCCTGCAGGCCATCCAAACCATTGCCGACATCGAACCGATCGAAATCCGCTACCCGGTAGAGCAATATCCCACCAAGATCGTCAGCTTCAACCTGGACAAGAACCCGATTGCCGAAGGCACGCTGCTGGGGATCAAGGGCCAATACCTGATCTTCGATACCGGCGTTATCAACATTCGTAAGTACACGGCCTACCAGCTCGCCGTGCATCAGTAGAAGGATGCCCCCCATGCGCACCGAACAACCGAAGATGATCTACCTGAAGGACTATCAGGCGCCAGACTACCTGATCGACGAGACGCACCTGACCTTCGAGTTGTTCGAGGACCACAGCCTGGTCCACGCGCAGCTGGTGATGCGCCGCAACCCTGAGCGCGGCGCCGGTTTGCCGCCGTTGGTGCTGGACGGCCAGCAGCTTGAGCTGTTGAGCGTCAACCTTGCCGACCAGGCACTCGGCGCTGATGACTACCAACTGACCGACCGCCACCTGACGGTGCAGCCGAACAGTGCGACCTTTACCCTGGACACCACGGTGAAAATCCACCCGGAAACCAACACGGCCCTGGAAGGCTTGTACAAATCCGGCAGCATGTTCTGCACCCAGTGCGAGGCTGAAGGCTTTCGCAAGATCACTTACTACCTCGACCGCCCGGACGTGATGAGCACCTTCACGACCACGGTGATCGCTGAGCAACATCGCTATCCGATCCTGCTGTCCAACGGCAACCCGATCGCCAGCGGTCCCGGTGAAGATGGCCGCCACTGGGCGACCTGGGAAGACCCGTTCAAGAAGCCGGCGTACCTGTTTGCCCTGGTGGCCGGTGATCTGTGGTGTGTCGAAGACACCTTCACCACCATGACCAACCGCGAGGTTGCGCTGCGCATCTACGTCGAGCCGGAAAATATCGACAAGTGCCAGCACGCCATGACCAGCCTGAAAAAATCCATGCGCTGGGACGAAGAAACCTACGGTCGCGAGTACGACCTCGATATCTTCATGATCGTCGCGGTGAACGACTTCAACATGGGCGCCATGGAAAACAAGGGCCTCAACATCTTCAACTCCAGCGCCGTGCTGGCCCGCGCCGAAACCGCCACCGACGCCGCGCACCAGCGGGTCGAGGCCATCGTTGCCCACGAATACTTCCACAACTGGTCGGGCAACCGCGTGACCTGTCGCGACTGGTTCCAGCTGTCGCTCAAGGAAGGCTTCACTGTGTTCCGTGATTCGGGCTTCTCCGCCGACATGAACTCGGCGACGGTCAAGCGTATCCAGGATGTGGCCTACCTGCGTACCCACCAGTTTGCCGAAGATGCCGGCCCGATGGCTCATGCGGTGCGCCCGGACAGCTTTATCGAAATTTCCAACTTCTACACGTTGACCGTGTACGAAAAGGGCTCGGAAGTAGTGGGTATGATCCACACCTTGCTCGGTGCCGAAGGCTTCCGCAAAGGCAGCGACCTGTACTTCGAGCGCCATGACGGCCAGGCCGTGACCTGCGACGATTTCGTCAAGGCCATGGAAGATGCCAACGGCGCCGATCTGACCCAGTTCAAGCGCTGGTACAGTCAGGCGGGTACGCCGCGTCTGGCGGTGAGCGAGTCCTATGACGCTGCGGCCAGAACCTACAGCCTGACCTTCCGCCAAAGCTGCCCGGAAACCCCGGACAAGGTGGAAAAACTGCCGTTCGTGATTCCGGTGGAACTGGGGTTGCTCGACGGGAAGGGCGCGGGCATCGCCTTGCGCCTGGCTGGTGAAGCGGCCGCTGGTGCTTCGTCGCGCGTGATCTCGGTGACCGAGGCCGAGCAGACCTTTACCTTCGTCGATATCCCAGAGCAGCCATTGCCTTCGCTGCTGCGCGGGTTCTCGGCGCCGGTGAAGCTGAGCTTCCCGTACAACCGCGATCAACTGATGTTCCTGATGCAGCACGACAGCGATGGTTTCAACCGTTGGGATGCCGGCCAGCAGTTGTCGGTGCAGGTGTTGCAGGAACTGATCGCCCAGCACCAACAGGGCCAGGCGTTTCACATGGATCAGCGCTTGATCAGCGCGCTGCGCAGTGTGTTGAGCGACGAAAGCCTGGACCAGGCCATGGTTGCGGAAATGCTGTCGTTGCCGGGTGAAGCCTATCTGACGGAAATCAGCGAGGTGGCGGACGTGGATGCCATCCACGCAGCCCGTGAGTTTGCTCGCAAGCAGCTGTCGGAGAACCTGCACGAGGCGCTTTGGCTGCGTTACCAGGCCAATCGCGAGCTGTCCAAGCAAACGCCTTATGTGGCGGCGGCCGAGCACTTTGCCCGTCGCGCATTGCAGAACATTGCCTTGTCGTACTTGATGCTCAGTGGCAAGCCGGAAGTGTTGGCGGCGACCATTGAACAGTTCGACACTGCCGACAACAT
This window harbors:
- a CDS encoding ATP-binding protein, yielding MTDIPHFPLSAVVGADDLKLALCLTAIDPKIGGVLIEGPRGMAKSTLARGLADVLASGQLVTLPLGATEERLVGTLDLDAALGEGRAQFSPGVLAKADGGVLYVDEVNLLPDHLVDLLLDVAASGTNLIERDGISHRHSARFVLIGTMNPEEGELRPQLLDRFGFNVALSGQTLPAERGQIIRRRLEFDSDPVAFCAQWDESQAALRERCTQARARLDAIALDDEALAQITERCFAAGVDGLRADLVWLRGARAHAAWRGASAIAEEDIDAVAEFALRHRRQEQAPASSPPSEGQSPKASDASPGQGQWGDMPAPALPTGARREVPTWPKKP
- the pepN gene encoding aminopeptidase N, coding for MRTEQPKMIYLKDYQAPDYLIDETHLTFELFEDHSLVHAQLVMRRNPERGAGLPPLVLDGQQLELLSVNLADQALGADDYQLTDRHLTVQPNSATFTLDTTVKIHPETNTALEGLYKSGSMFCTQCEAEGFRKITYYLDRPDVMSTFTTTVIAEQHRYPILLSNGNPIASGPGEDGRHWATWEDPFKKPAYLFALVAGDLWCVEDTFTTMTNREVALRIYVEPENIDKCQHAMTSLKKSMRWDEETYGREYDLDIFMIVAVNDFNMGAMENKGLNIFNSSAVLARAETATDAAHQRVEAIVAHEYFHNWSGNRVTCRDWFQLSLKEGFTVFRDSGFSADMNSATVKRIQDVAYLRTHQFAEDAGPMAHAVRPDSFIEISNFYTLTVYEKGSEVVGMIHTLLGAEGFRKGSDLYFERHDGQAVTCDDFVKAMEDANGADLTQFKRWYSQAGTPRLAVSESYDAAARTYSLTFRQSCPETPDKVEKLPFVIPVELGLLDGKGAGIALRLAGEAAAGASSRVISVTEAEQTFTFVDIPEQPLPSLLRGFSAPVKLSFPYNRDQLMFLMQHDSDGFNRWDAGQQLSVQVLQELIAQHQQGQAFHMDQRLISALRSVLSDESLDQAMVAEMLSLPGEAYLTEISEVADVDAIHAAREFARKQLSENLHEALWLRYQANRELSKQTPYVAAAEHFARRALQNIALSYLMLSGKPEVLAATIEQFDTADNMTERLTALAVLVNSPFETEKAQALAVFAENFKDNPLVMDQWFSVQAGSTLPGGLERVKALMEHPAFTLKNPNKVRALIGAFAGQNLINFHAADGSGYRFLADLVIELNGFNPQIASRQLAPLTRWRKYDSARQALMKAELERIRGSGELSSDVFEVVSKSLA
- a CDS encoding YeaC family protein translates to MSSFAEMIENITPDIYESLKLAVEIGKWSDGRKLSAEQRELSLQAMIAWEIQNLPEDQRTGYMGPQECASKSAPVPNILFKSDAIH
- a CDS encoding DUF2797 domain-containing protein, which produces MIEIGRGAVSKMSAQLGEPTVQYAFRLGGAEVPVNPLIGTHVRLEYLGAIHCSHCGRKTKTSFSQGYCYPCMTKLAQCDLCIMSPERCHYDAGTCRDPGWGEKFCMTDHVVYLANSSGIKVGITRATQLPTRWLDQGASQALPIMRVATRQQSGFVEDLFRSQVADKTNWRALLKGDAQSVDLKQVRDELFASCAEGLLSLQERFGLQAIQTIADIEPIEIRYPVEQYPTKIVSFNLDKNPIAEGTLLGIKGQYLIFDTGVINIRKYTAYQLAVHQ
- a CDS encoding DUF1853 family protein, which produces MTVFPNLHNLPRQLRHPEVRDLAWVMLAPPMLAQTPWPQRHPLAGSDWVQAPHLLEHWLRQLDQDSSTLQQWLNLSRTRRLGLYYERLWQFAVQHAPGVELLAANLPIRRAGHTLGELDMLLRDRDGVHHLELAIKLYLGPQDGNGQDTAQWLGPGCHDRLDRKLAHLAQHQLPISKRVESREALAALDIQHFDAHLWLGGYLLYPWPGEAQAPIGAHPQHLRGRWLHQRDWQAFVSLSPPGRWQPLPRHAWLAPAHYPVDEVWSEEQMMGWLADLDPMAPAQLLVRMVQVDQDWEEAERLFLVADLWPNVPGNS
- a CDS encoding rhomboid family intramembrane serine protease, with the protein product MSTVPVLRLPLSVDLGGFVKLLQRMQVPHRVSEEAGEQVLWVPETISDDVRVLYQRFPAGDPDQQLDIPEQAPVARPGFIQQLRHSPVTALVLLASLIVGAVTLLGENLHTMAWLTFLPFRILGEYIQFTPLAETLASGQWWRLVTPMLIHFGILHLAMNGMWYWELGRRIEARQGSINLLGLTLLFSLVSNYAQYAFGGPGLFGGLSGVLYGLLGHCWIFQLLSPNPAYRLPRGVLAMMLIWLVLCMSGLVSMIGFGEIANAAHVGGLVIGCLTGLLGGLYSRRKASI
- a CDS encoding vWA domain-containing protein, with product MDRGRHGKARSAQQGSIHWPGTLLGGRPQTREDLLYQLRSRSAHELWLVIVDASASTRRHRALADAKGLLAQLFDDAYRQRARMALLTASGHSPKWQVQGLKAAKGLAGWLDQLGAGGGTPLLAALTEAGAWLTLRRKRYPTEQQRLLVITDGRLKDIAGLPLLECPGLLVDIERGPIRLGRARELAVGLQLGYRHIDD
- a CDS encoding NAD(+) kinase; protein product: MEQFRNIGIIGRLGSTQVLDTVRRLKKFLLERHLHVILEDTIAEILPGHGLQTSSRKMLGEVCDMVIVVGGDGSLLGAARALARHNVPVLGINRGSLGFLTDIRPDELEVEVAKVLDGHYLVENRFLLQAEVRRHGEAIGQGDALNDVVLHPGKSTRMIEFELYIDGQFVCSQKADGLIVATPTGSTAYALSAGGPIMHPKLDAIVIVPMYPHMLSSRPIVVDGNSELKIVVSKDMQIYPQVSCDGQNHFTCAPGDTITVSKKAQKLRLIHPLDHNYYEVCRTKLGWGSRLGGGGD
- a CDS encoding metallophosphoesterase, translated to MMLDPARSYDLIGDVHGCAHTLEHLLDRLGYHKQGGTWRHPSRMAVFLGDIIDRGPRIREALHIVHDMTEAGQALCIMGNHEFNALGWTTPAPPGSGKQFVREHTPRHARLIHETLTQFEHHTADWHDFLGWFYDMPLFVDAGRFRVVHACWDGGFIDPLRATFPDGCIDQHFLQAAAVPGSFACNAFDRLLRGTDMRLPDGLTLTGGDGLTRSFFRTKFWEDDPKTYGDIVFQPDALPEPVARTPLSSTEKNSLLRYGVDEPLLFVGHYWRSGKPAPIRPNLACLDYSAVLYGKLVAYRLDQETQLDPRKFVWVDVERPEVIV